Proteins encoded together in one Bactrocera neohumeralis isolate Rockhampton chromosome 4, APGP_CSIRO_Bneo_wtdbg2-racon-allhic-juicebox.fasta_v2, whole genome shotgun sequence window:
- the LOC126754810 gene encoding uncharacterized protein LOC126754810 — translation MFKVSIITYAASNVQLSERCYDEIFYFNREGSELLSGSEYFCGRGSMTRRSFLNRAVISYISTRPPLRLMSIGVKGVTIAGVQMATTPTTAATTAGAAGVSALNSTATTVNLFNPSNAQKNQNKNKNRNKRKKKKPNVANVTGHHGLTTTPRPSVSAGINNAFAYLATLLSNSIETSVFIAPSTQKNHTNAKRQNQRRKATQPKQQALITATNSDPLYLAPLPLYKFVGRNGSNPLPAATATDRISEDYLSDHQLTPTPEPLEERDYRILSNSANYDGYPDGAGKGRFSCLVEAVESQCDCGWSTHTLKVVSASGVAGLNEYSSMAGVLTVNYGKIFCGAVIIHHRFLLSAAHCFISAATSRSDLIEAVVGEHDFSTVLESVYTRYYKIDTIILHEHFRATAEQVRNDIALLRTSQTIEWNRGVAPACLPFRSITGTDGGRRPPVAGQRVETAGWGSISFGGPQSTQLLTARLDVITAEECRSSLGALPVATFCTYTPGRDTCQYDSGGGLYLREGGRLFVVGIVSYGYGCAARQPSVNTKVASHLRWIKDNTAPLTYCIK, via the exons ACATACGCTGCGTCCAACGTGCAGTTGAGTGAGCGTTGTTATGATGAGATTTTCTACTTCAACCGTGAAGGAAGCGAACTTTTATCCGGTTCGGAATATTTTTGTGGCCGCGGCAGTATGACGAGGAGGAGCTTCCTCAATCGCGCTGTGATCTCGTATATTTCCACGCGTCCGCCGCTCCGGCTGATGAGTATCGGTGTGAAAGGTGTCACAATTGCTGGCGTACAGATGGCCacaacgccaacaacagcagcaacaactgcaGGAGCCGCAGGAGTCAGTGCATTGAATAGTACAGCAACAACAGTGAACTTGTTCAATCCATCGAATgcgcaaaaaaatcaaaataaaaacaagaatagGAACAAGCGTAAAAAGAAAAAGCCAAATGTCGCTAATGTCACTGGGCATCATGGCTTAACCACAACTCCCCGCCCATCAGTGTCAGCGGGCATTAACAACGCTTTCGCCTATTTGGCCACACTGCTCTCGAACAGCATAGAGACGAGCGTTTTTATAGCGCCATCCACCCAAAAGAACCACACAAATGCGAAACGCCAAAATCAGCGGCGCAAGGCGACGCAGCCAAAGCAGCAAGCGCTAATAACAGCGACCAACTCGGATCCGTTGTACCTCGCGCCGCTTCCACTCTACAAATTTGTTGGAAGGAATGGCTCTAACCCATTGCCGGCCGCTACAGCAACGGATCGAATATCGGAAGACTATCTCAGTGACCATCAGTTGACCCCCACACCGGAACCCTTGGAAGAACGTGATTACCGCATTTTATCAAATTCAGCAAATTATGATGGCTATCCGGATGGTGCGGGCAAGGGGCGTTTCTCTTGTTTGGTGGAAGCGGTTGAGTCACAGTGCGACTGCGGCTGGAGCACACATACACTAAAGGTGGTTAGCGCGTCAGGTGTGGCTGGTCTGAATGAGTACTCCTCCATGGCCGGTGTATTAACGGTGAATTATGGCAAGATCTTCTGTGGTGCGGTGATAA TTCATCACCGGTTTTTGCTGTCTGCCGCCCATTGTTTTATATCTGCGGCCACAAGTCGTTCGGATTTGATAGAGGCGGTTGTCGGCGAACACGATTTCTCAACTG TGCTCGAATCGGTTTACACGCGTTACTACAAAATCGACACGATCATACTGCACGAACACTTCCGCGCCACAGCCGAACAGGTGCGCAATGATATCGCCCTCTTGCGCACAAGCCAAACGATCGAGTGGAACCGTGGCGTCGCGCCGGCATGCCTGCCTTTTCGTTCCATCACCGGCACTGATGGTGGGCGGAGGCCACCTGTAGCAGGACAGCGCGTGGAGACTGCAGGATGGGGCAGCATTTCGTTTGGTGGTCCGCAATCTACGCAGCTGCTCACAGCGCGACTGGATGTCATTACCGCTGAGGAGTGTCGTAGCTCATTGGGCGCGCTTCCAGTTGCCACTTTCTGCACCTACACGCCGGGCAGGGATACGTGTCAGTATGACTCGGGTGGTGGGCTTTATTTGCGCGAGGGTGGACGCCTCTTTGTGGTGGGCATTGTGAGTTATGGCTACGGTTGTGCAGCGCGGCAACCTTCGGTGAACACGAAAGTGGCCTCACACTTACGTTGGATTAAGGATAATACTGCGCCGTTGACATATTGCATCAAATAG